aaacatttctgtatgagatctattattaaagaaacaaatttaGCTGTCAGGACACAGCTACACGCTCCCCGAGCTCTCCGGTACTTTCATGTGTTTTAGACAAGACAAACATCAGGTTAAAGAAACTTTGGCCCGCAGAGGTTCGGTGCTTCGCTCATGTCAAGGCCGCTGCTCGTGTTGTTGTTCTCTGAGGAGTCTCGTCTAAGTGAAAGCATGGTGTCTGTGCAGGGGCAGGCATCTCGCACCTCCACACTGACAGATGAATTATTAACACATCTTCATTCGAGGAAGTCGGTAACCTGCTGAAATGTGCTGaatcagagagacagaaacagagtttgtttttaaatggcaaGAATGACTTTACAGAGTTTtagctcatttcattttttgtcccaaagaaaaaaagaagaaagagaccCAATCGTCCCTTCAAAGCAAGGAAATGGCGATAAAGAGCTCAGCAGTCCAAACAGCATCCGATCTGTCCTATAGCTCCATTTATTCTCCTTTGATTTAGTGTGTTTCTGACCTCCAGCTTCAAAGAGAATAATTAACTGCTGGATAAAAGCTGCTGAGTCAGTTTTAAACACCCCCGTTTGTTCATTTGATATCTGAGCACTTTAAACATTACACCACTGATAAGCGTCTTTTTTCATGGAATTATTAGTCATACGCTCAACTTAGCTAGAAgaaatgatgaataataatCTGCCATGttgaaaaatgctgatgatgatCTTGGTTAAAAAGAAGAACCAGGACCataatttcatttggttttgatTTTCTTGATGATTGGGAGTGATCATCTTTATGAGACCTCAAGTGCGTTTCCATCCGGTTAAACAGCTTTAAATCTTTGATGAGGTTTGGTGGCTTGGTCATATttttataatgattttatttcgATAAGCTGAGTAGTGGGTGAAGGGCTCTTACGGGAGTTTAAACCGACTAGACTGAAATTGACTTCAGTTTGTTGATTTCCACCCGCACAGGAGCAAGAGGATACTCCAACAGCATCCCTCTTGAACCTGGAGCCCACTGAAAATATCATGGAGGtgggattgtgtttgtgtttacacatCTACAGGAATGGCCAGACGGTCTTTACACTAGTGAAAGAGAGCTTGTTTAGTCATCACCACTCTGTTTGCTCTGTGAATTGCAGGTCAGTCCGGCGACACAGAGGAGGATCAGAGCCTCGCTCTCAGATCTGGACAATGAAGAGGCGATAGAAAACCTCTCCGTCCGCCAGCTCAAAGAGATTCTCGCCAGGAACTTTGTCAATTACTCTGGCTGCTGCGAAAAATGGGAGCTGCTGGAGCGAGTGCATCGACTCTACAGAGAAAATGAGCAGAATAGGAAATCCAGTGagcatgtctttgtgttttagcCCAATCTGTTTGCAGTGTTGTTgtcatttgattaaaaagcttttttttttccatcttttttttccagtggaaAATGTGAGCATAACAGCAGGTAATTATGCTTTTGTATTTTGGTATATGATATGTGCAGTTAGCTCCCACTCATGGAGTTGATAAGTCtttgctttttaaaagaaatgtttgaacTTGACATTTTATATTAATGGGCAACTCCAGTGTTCCTGAACTAATTGCTTCTCTTTATTACTGCCCATCCTTATCTATAAAGTGGTTGCATATCCTCCACCTCTCTGCaacagtggagttggaggtaAGATGTTTTTATGTAAAGCCACTTCATAGCATcttttccatctcctccatgAACAAATACTCCACATTGCACCGATCGTCCGACAGCAGTAAGGCATGCTGTAGCCATTTTTACCCCTTGACCCTTTATATCATCCTGAATATTATCCTGGTACGGTGACTCAAGTCATTATCTCCCGTCTTACTCGGCATCTCCACGTTCAGTCACTCTTCACTTTTTTCCAATGTGTATCAtctcactttattttgaaggacacCGTCTCATTTTGTCATTAATGCAATACAAGAGCTTTTACCTTTTGATGAGTTATCATGTTACCTCGGGGGCAGAGAGCCTCCATCAGGTGTAATTACACTGTCAGGCTTCCTAGAGGCTCCCTTGTTGATATCAAGGGCTTGAGGATCATATTAACCCACTTAGCGAACCGTTAGTCAGACGTGTAGGCTGCAGCTCCGCTGGCTTTTTAAAGAAGTGAGCAACAGGAGCCAGATTCAGGCCAATGAGCCGAACAGTCAGCTGTCAGacatttaaatagatttttaggCACACAagaatattttttgtctttagtttttatattttatacgTCAATTTCTACTTAAGAGAAAAGTAAAACGCCCTTCATtgtacattttcatctttttgatCTGCGATTTTTGTCAAAGCAACTCAGTCTCAGATCCAATTCTTCTtgctttcttctcctttgttACTCCCACTTGTTATGGATCTTAACATCATGTTTCCATCCACAGATGTTGTCAAAGGTCAGTTGGCGACTGACGAGAACTTGTGCCGCATCTGCATGGACGCCATCATCGACTGCGTGCTGCTTGAATGTGGTCACATGGTTACCTGCACCAAATGTGGGAAGAGGATGAGCGAGTGTCCCATCTGCAGGCAGTACGTTGTGCGGGCTGTGCACGTCTTCAAGTCTTAAAACTGCAGGCCCGAGGGCCGCTCCGACGTGCACGTGGCCTGAGCCGGTGAGTTTATCACTGAAGATGAACTGCTGTGCATGACGTCTCACAGAGCCTAATGCTGCAGAAGGCACGAGCAACTTCCCGGTCTTTGAAACCAGACTGTTGCCTCTGGTCTACCACGGTTTGTaccctcccccaccaccaccccctcgTGCTCATCCCTGACACCCCCCTTACTAACTCATGTTCCAGTCCTGCATCTCTTCCCTGGTGGACCATCATCAGCTGCACCGGGACACTCACTCGTTCTCTCTTAGCTAAACACACAGCAGAACCATCACGTTCTACTCTCTATCATCTGTTTCGATTTTactcagaggagaggagaggaggcgcTCCCGTGGATACTTGAAGTGGactggggtttttttgtgtgctgaaGGGAAGcagtgtgatttaaaaaaaaaaaaaaaaaaaaagatatatatatatatatatatatatatatatatatatatacaagaTCCCAGGGTTAGAGTCAATATGGTTTACACAGTCATGTCACATGACACTGTGTTATCTCCTACAGTGTTCTTTAGGATGTGCAATAtcagtaaaaggaaaaagagacttATGCGTTTCTAGAAATTATCGGTTCCTTTTATCCAAACACCACATGCACCAGGTCATCTCGTCTCACAGGAGAGTGTAAGATGCCAAAAATCATTCCTTTGATTACAAATTGGGTTAGGACTTCACAGTATATGCATCTCATAACCAGCAAGCTTGGTGTGTTAgtttacacctttttttttttttttttttttcagtttttcctcaaaCTAACTTTAGGAAATTAAAGTGTGTACATGTAAACCTTGAAACAGCCACTGTGTGAATGCGTGTCCTCATCTAAAATCCAGATGTGGTATCTGCTGATAAGGTAAATATTAAAAGCGCTCACCTGCCGCCCTTCGTTTTTACTGAGCATGAAAGTTCATCCTGAACCTTTTGAAACAGCAGTAcgacaaaaacaagaacacaaatgAATGGAGCTAGTTCAACCTACATCACAGGACCTGAGGAAGACCTTTATGAAGACCATGAAATGCAGCTAAAAGATTACATGGACCTTTAAGTTAAGATGCAATTTTTAGCTCTTCATTCCTCTTTACTTTTAGATAACTTCCACTAAGCATCACCATTTCATTCATAAAGTCTACCAAGTGTCTTTGTTTGATTGTATTGTCTGTTACTGTCAAATCTTAGGTAGGTAACAGGTGCTACTTCCTCTTTTCTGAGtgttacatcatcatcatcatcatcatgtcacAGCGTCCTTCCAAACACCCAGTGAGAGGTAGAAAGGGCCTGGTTTACTTTAACCTGTTatgcaaatgaaacactttgttttcttgtcatgAGATCCAGTTAACTCAGATGTCACTAAAATAtctgtgtgtacagtatgcCTGTGATatgtttcccaaaaaaaaaaaagaaaaaattgctGTTAAGTGAATCGCATAGATAGTTTATATTGTTGTTTACTGATAAGttattaaatgtatatttttccaTGTACTCGGGAGACAACACGATTTAAGATTTGAATCAATACAAAAggtttaaagataaaaaaatatcaagtttTTCAGAATGTATTTCTGGTCAGAAGATTTCTTCAGTCCTCTGATCGTGTCCGTCTCTCACCATTAAAGTTGCGTCCTGGTCTCGCGTTCTagctctttttgttgttgtctgcttCAGATCCAAACCTGACACTGACACCGTGCACTGTAACAAACACTGTAACTCTGTAAGTCTGTTTAttgatgctgctgtttctcaAAGATGTCATTCACGGGCAGCTACAGTATTATCAGAGTAAGTGGGTATCATGAACACTCATAATCCTGGATCTTTATATTTTGGAATGTggaacctttttattttggtaaacaAGGGAAATTATTTATTAGATTCAATAAAATGCAGTACTACAAACCAGAAGATAAAACCCTGCTCTTTATTTTGTAATCACTCGTGCACGTAGGTTGATGTTAACTTTTAGTCAACACATAGACAGACGTggtaaattaacatttttactaCTACAACATAGTCATACAAATCTACCAACAGCAGAACTCTAAGATGAGCATTAAatcatcatatatatatatatatatatatatatatataataaaaccCCTTTAAGTGCATTTATAGTGGACACCATTTGTACATCAGCCATTCAATGTAggtctatttttattttttaatttcctctctACAGATGTTTTATTGTTAGTGCTGTGATCTCACTGTAAACTACACTGTAGAGACACATCAGCTCAGCTGTGTCTCTAAAAGCTGCTCAGTATTGACATGCACTAACGTTACTATGGTAACCGAAAGGTCTCCCAATTTAACCAGGGCTAAAGGCCAAAGGACCAAAATCACACAGTGATCAGTacttaaaaaattttaatatctCAAAAGTTGACTTAACTCTTCCTAGAGGTTTTCCATGTACATTATGTACACACAACATTTACAGCAATGTGCTAAAATATTGAATGGAGACATGACAAAAACTATTTGAATGTAAATCCAGCCACCAAAATAGCAAAAGGCACTCGAAAACTTCAATGGcttgaatttaaaaaagtttaGTTTTGAGATCAAGAAAAAGGCAAATCTACTGAATAATTACACCATTGAGAATTTATTCAACAAGTTCCAATAGCAAAATTTGTGACAGTATGAACAAAACTTCTGAAAAACTCTTCTCAATAATGCCATAGGTTGCAATGTCTTTAACACAAAagccataaaaaataaaacttttaataaaatattttaaacaaaataatcaaggtttataaatgtgtttttcagcagaATTTGTGACAAATAATGAAGAATTAACTAAATCCATTTTCACATATCTTTCAGTAAAGTTTTTGGAAGTTGTTTCAAATACAGTAGAGGACGTATGGACATTTAGTGTCTATAAATTCTTATCTTACTCTGTATTTGTTATTTACGGCCCCAAAACAAATCACTCAGCCTTGTGCCGAGAGTAGCATGTCTGCAGACTGGCATGGACTTGCTAAACATACATACGAACATTCATTTGATACAATTTAAATGAGAGCATTCCTTATTAGTATGACACATCTCAAGTGTCACTATTATATACTGAAATTTTTGGGGTCAGACGAATTTTATAGAAAGTgtcatgaaaggaaaaaattgaGAAGGGTCCTTTTCCTTCTATCATTTGGCCTTGTGTGTTCTCATCTAAAAGATTTGTGCAAATGTAATCTCCTATTCCTGGGCTTTGTTTCAAGAAGTCTTTACTTCTTGACTACTTGTTTTCATCACATGGAGTTCAGCTAAAGACAGGAGTAAACAGATGTTTAGAATATTTAACGGTAACTAACTCTACTGTGTTGTAAGTCAATTTCTTTTCTGCATGCAGCGCTAAAATGCTTCCTTTCACAAAGCACCAACATTAAAAAGTGATGTCTGATGGACACCTCTGTATGCAGGTATGTCTTTATATAATATAACCCAGTAACTACAAGCTGTTAGTAGAATTAGCAGAACATTTTAGTATTGAAAAAATAGGCTTTATACACTGTACACTGTATAGTGTATGTGTGAATACATTCATGTATCCATATTTACTGTATCAGTGCAAATAAACTCTTTAAACTTTTCTTCTACATATCTCATCCACAAGGACATAGCAACATCGTATGTAGTCttatgaaaaacaaagtgtacAGTACCTGTGTCCAAACAGAAACAGGGgattgacatgtatattaaaatacaaaaacacccacacaaacacaagctaCTAGCCTACATTTTGGCAACAAATAATTGAACCTTTGCCTCTTAGCAACAAAGAGCTTAACAGTAATGCCAAGTGATTATCAATTTCAATGGTATGATACTGTACACTGGTGCATTCAATACtgcacataaatgtatgaaacGTCTTCTGATACAAAAATATTACTCTATAATGCAACAAAACTTTGCATTGGAACAAAAAATAGTCTATGAACACCAGAAGATAATCATGGTACAATACATAAACTATcaatacaaagaaataaataacttatAAACAggtgcaaacaacaacaaaaacgttTTTGCAATATTGCCTTTTCCGGACAAGATTCCCATTTTTACATTCTGGCTCAGCAGCACAGTTTCCCTTTCCGTCCATTTtaagagaaacagacagaaatccTCATGTCTGTTCAGCAGTCGGCAGATGTCGGAGACACAGTGCCGTTTCTCCACGGGCGCACAGTCATCTGCTGCCTCCATGTGGACAGTAGCTTCACCACTTGTAAATGTCAAAACTGTTCCTCTGTCTAGCTGATCTTTTGCAGCAGTTTCTCTTCAATCAGTTCAAACTGCACACTGACTGACATTTCCGCGATGAACTGGTCACATCCTTCCTTGGTCACCTGTTTGCAGTATCGCAGGTCGATGTGACATATGCTTCCGCATCGTTTGAAATAGGTCAGCGACTGGTCGGTGACCCTGTTACAAACTGCACAAGGAGAAATGGGATTAGAAGGAGAAGATGATGCATAATGGGTCACCTGTACTGACAAAAGCTATGACACATATGGATTAATCAACCCTAGGACATGAAATCCAAAGGCCCTATAATGGTGAGGAGGACCGCTGCACACAACAGGAGGCAAAAACATAGAtttctttcagatgtttccatAAATGTTCCTTTGTTTCACAacttttaacagttttttaGAGCAAGCATAGAACCTGATAACTTTTAGTATTTTCCAATgaacaattaattttttttttttaggtaattTACTACTTTTGACAGAATAGGAAGAAATAACaccacaaaacatttcatcagcTTCTTAGTTCAAGCCAAAAATCTTCTTGATAGTAGAATTTAATGCAGGAAAACTTAGAAGATGGGAAAGCAGAGAATGTTATGTACTGGTGGGAGGGATCTCTAATTAGCATTTATTGGACTAATTTTAGCCCTTCAACTACAGAATATGATACTTTAATGCATCTAACAAATTCAAACTTCCGCCATGACAGAGAGTGAATCAAATGTAGGTATATTTACAGCCAACAAAGACCGGCTTGCACCTGACAGGTTGATGTCAGTGAGCGAGTCCCTGGTGGTCGTCCCTGCAGCAGTCAAGATGTTGACGGACTGGTCAGTCACATGGTTGCAGTAGCTGAGATCTAGCTTGGATAACAAGGGCATGTAACGAATGATGAGGCGCAGAGATGTGTCCGTTATGTCCAACCCTGCCAGACGCAGGTCCTCCACATTACGCAGCTTACTCCTGTTGTCTAACTGACCTACAAGGTTTATTTATAAAAGAGGACAGGAGAATAATAGtgggacagagaaaaaaaaattgatttacTGTCAATTCATTTGTGCACGGGAATTAACCTTTCCTGGTAAATGTGCTTTTTAGTAGTTCACATgataataaatatacatataaataatatataccTGGTCTGTTATCTGTCGGAGGCGATAACAGATCCCTCATCTGGGCGTCCTTCAGTCCCTCAACCCACTGAACATCCAGAGTCCGCAGAAGAGGACAGCTGGAGGTGCAAAGAGCAGACACTGCCACCCAGGAGCATcccgacagcagcagcacacgcAGACCTGCAAGGATCGCCAAGGCATACAAAATGTCCTGCTAAATCAAGCcacatttgttttgctctttttccaccCCTCTGAGGGGTGCTGgcaacaagcagcagcacacaAGTTTTCTGCAGATGTATCTCATATTCGGCCTCATTGACAAATGTGTCCTATTTTTaaggtttttctttctccagagtTTCAGTTGATCTGAGGTCACAAAATGATAATATACGCAGTTGTGGTGAGTATTTCTATCTAATTAACCTTGTGATCCAACAAACAGATTTATAAGTAACACAGAGCTTTTCTGGAATAACACTCACTTTGATCCGTTTACTATCTTTCATGCCATAGAATAAGTGTGTAGGGAGAAGGGCCTGCCCAGTGAGACTGCATTTTTAGGCTTTTGACTCCCTTTTGTCCTCGGcttcatgaaatatttaaaaaacgcacaaatacacaacactgtCATCTTGAGCACTCTATTTTCCATCTTATCTCTTATACTGCCCGTTtataaaaccaaacacagagaaTTGCTTCTCTGGCTGAATGTATTAACCTGGCAGTCTGTTGATAAGCCAGCTGAGTTGTTTCTTGGAGATGTTGGTCCAGCTGAGGTCCAGAGCCACTGGCTGTCTCCGAATGATACCGCTCAGCATGAGTGGTGTGATGGACTTACAGCGGTTTAGATTGATGTGCTTCCAGAGCCTCTTGTCACAGCACCTGGTGAGACACGCATTTGATACTTTCATCGAAATGCTGTGAGATGAAATATGGAGGACGAATTTTCAACTCCACGGTGCGTCTTGTACTCACCATCTGTTCCAGGTCCTGcagacacgcatgcacacacaaagatctCTGTGGGTCAAGTGACTGAATACCGCCATCCACATTTCTCGTCGCATCACATGAGCTTCACCGTCCGTCAGAGGCAGTCTATCTGGGGGAGGGCTGATAGGAGGCGGCCGGATCACATGGCGCTCCATTTGGATACATTTTGGCGGTGAGCGGCAGGGGAGTGGCCGGGGGCATATTGGTGTGATTGGTGTACTTCTGTTCCAGCTGAGAGGCGAGTAACCCCGTGGTGTCCCGTTAACTTCCCGCCCACGATGTCGCAGCCAGTCCCCCAGGTCACTACTGCCATTATTAAGAGGCCATCGAGGCTTTTGGTCTTCCACATCATTCTCAGGCTCAGATTTTATTTGCCTGTGGTTTTGATTAGCCAGGCAGTCCTCTGTTTTCAGAGGACGTCTGTTTTGATTGGCCAGACCTTCTTCCATTTTAATGGCCTTACGGCTTTGATTAGTGGCTGAGTCCTCTGTTTTCAGTGGTTTACGGTTCTGATTGGTCACAGAATCCTCGTTTTTCATTGGTCGCCGGTTGTGATTGGCCGAGCTATCCTCCGTCTTCACTGAACCGTGGTTCTGGTTGCTCAAACAGTCTTCTGTCTTGGGAATATCTTGATTGAACTCTTTGCTCAGCTCTTTGTTGGGGAGGCGTCGGCGCTGATGGCGAGCCTTAAGCTGAGCAGAGCTCCTCTCCTGTGCATCTCCTGATTCACTGCTTGGCCCAGCTCTGGGGGAGTTGGAGGACTGCTCATTTTCTCTGGCTGCAGATGTCCTCAGCAGTGGACTTAACATGACCTTGCCTTTGTCCTCTGCACTactgtctctctcctttgtAAGTCGCTCcacatcttcctcctcctcatcttcctcgtGTTCCTCATCGTCATACTCgtttttctcctttaaaagAATCCTGTCCAAGGAGAATCCATCTTCTTCGTTGTCATCCTGATCGTCGTCTTCGTCACCATGGTcattctctgtctttatttgacGCAGCAGCTTTGGTGTCACAGGatcatccattttctttttctaaaaaagaATGAGAACATAATTATTTCTTAACAGGATTGTCAGTTTATCAGTGTGAATTTTAGAGTACTCTGAAGTTTTTCATATGTGACTTTTACTGTATATTCCATTTCAAGATAATTAAGGGATATTTATGAAATACTGACACATTCCAATcaactttttaattaaaaatagaaaaaaattggTCCTTGAAATCCTCTAGGCCATTGTCTGCATATCAAGCAAATTGATACAGGGCCTTGACCCAAAAGTGGCTAGAatgatttacatattttatacaGTTCAATTCCTCTCTTCTCAGAGTTTCTGAGTCCCTCTGAGACTCCTAAGTCATGGTGAGCTCCACAGCTGTTTGCTTTCTGCTGCTACAATATGGCCTGCTGGACCAACTGCAGATGCTAATCCCACCAAAATCTGAACTATATCCGTCTAGCTATCACAATACAAACAACGTAAAGCATATTCCACATTGCTCTGATGAAATGATTGGAAATTACCAAGTGTGGCATTTTATTACTGTGCACAACAAAGGTGTGTTGTTAACCTCGGAAGCACCCATCACATCGTATGAGATTCTTTCTTCAGTGTAACTGAGAAGAGTACAAACAGATGAAGgtcttactttctttttcataatTACAGGCTCATCATTGGTGTCAaaaagttttctctttttccttagTGGATTGTCCTCAAGCCTTGGCCGTGGCATACCATCGAGAGAGAGCAAAGGGGGGCGTTTCTTTGGAGGCTCTTCATCTTTCCTCTTGGGGATTTCTTccctttctgcttttctcttcacaGCAGATGTGGTGGTCAAAGCAGTAACAGTTGCTGTAGCCACCATGGGGGGATCAGGCTCCTCTTTTGAATCCCGGTTTAAGCGTGGTTCTTTCAGCAGCGAGCCGGGAAGGTTTGATGCATACTTAAACCCAGGCCCCCTTTTTTGCTTTGAGGCCAAAAGGGTTAGAAAAAAGATAGCACAACTTTATTTTACTAGTTCTGAGATTgtgagaaatatttaaatattcagtcATTTCATGATTCAAAGTCATACAGAACAACGTCCACACAGATGCTTACTTTCCCTGTTTTCCCAGCATGGTTGCATTTTGGGCACTCCCAGCAGTTTGGCAACTCATCATTGACGACTCCATTTGAATCTTTTACCTGAACAAAAGAGGCGCATAGAGATTTTGTAATAATGGAAGACAAGTATAAAGGAATGCTCAATCATGCTCAATCGTTCTAAGAGCAACATTTACAGTGGGATTTTTCACTGCACTAATAAGTCACCTTAAGACAGTTTGGATGAACAATCTCGTTGCAGATGGAGCACTCCATGAGCATAAGGTTAAATttttcctcctcgtcctccacAGTGTCTTCTTTCCCTGCCTCTCCACAGACCAgacacactgctgtgtgtggcAGGACAggctgcagaaaacacacagaggagaaaataaGGTCAAATCACATCCTCTTTTAGAACTCTTCCGTTTACCCAAACTAGCTAATCTACACTTCCTACTTTGTCATTTAATATACATTTGTTAAAGGTGCTATTTCAATGCTGCACTAGCTATCTCCAATGTCTTATGTACACTACCTGTGGGCTAAAAAGCATACAGACCCTGTGATTTATGGAAATGTGATGCAAAGCATATTACCATGATTTCACAACATTTCAATGTCAAGGCCTGTAATCACCCACTCACAGAACTCCACTAAGTAGCcagaaaattttatttacatatttttttatttttcatttttgctgaaaacatTCTGATCATTTTTATCAGTATATATTTACTCTGAGTTCAATATGACACGGACTTAACAACTTCCAGCTTGTTGTGCATAATTAACACTGAGCATGTGTGGTGCAGTATGTAATGATGAACTGTGGAGTACACTTATCTCTGAGTATT
This sequence is a window from Echeneis naucrates chromosome 12, fEcheNa1.1, whole genome shotgun sequence. Protein-coding genes within it:
- the kdm2bb gene encoding lysine (K)-specific demethylase 2Bb isoform X3, producing the protein MAQPAETCAESGRRLRSICRRMYDENEDLSDVEEITNIRGFSVEEKLVSDSYSANFVHLMEGKDFTYEYVQKEALRIPLIFKEKAGLGIRMPDPEFTVSEIKGLVGSRRSVDVMDVSTQKGSEMSMAQFVRYYETPEEERDKLFNVISLEFSHTKLENLIKRPTVVDQVDWVDNMWPPNLKESQTEATNVISEMKYPKVQRYCLMSVKGCYTDFHIDFGGTSVWYHVFKGQKVFWLIPPTNHNLALYEDWVLSGKQSDVFLGDRADGCQRVELKQGYTFFIPSGWIHAVYTPEDTLVFGGNILHSFNIPMQLTIHEIENRTKVHSKFRFPFYYEMCWYVLERYLHCLTKRSYLSQEIRKEPAPMDYETKANTESPSSDSRSQDMNEDSCETQVREDQGDKIERVTQDGPCSPDNGRGQHIKTVLSIDSEDSCNLGSTSLDFPKTPSDSPASEPQSKWTHMTEYELSGLRILVEKLDSLPENKKCVPEGIENAQALLEDMKVVLKEHSDDDPKLAITGLPVVYWPKKIIKPRPPNRPKPKMAASPASAVKLSASRGTSGARRRRTRCRKCEACLRTECGECHFCKDMKKFGGPGRMKQSCIMRQCIAPVLPHTAVCLVCGEAGKEDTVEDEEEKFNLMLMECSICNEIVHPNCLKVKDSNGVVNDELPNCWECPKCNHAGKTGKASKQKRGPGFKYASNLPGSLLKEPRLNRDSKEEPDPPMVATATVTALTTTSAVKRKAEREEIPKRKDEEPPKKRPPLLSLDGMPRPRLEDNPLRKKRKLFDTNDEPVIMKKKKKKMDDPVTPKLLRQIKTENDHGDEDDDQDDNEEDGFSLDRILLKEKNEYDDEEHEEDEEEEDVERLTKERDSSAEDKGKVMLSPLLRTSAARENEQSSNSPRAGPSSESGDAQERSSAQLKARHQRRRLPNKELSKEFNQDIPKTEDCLSNQNHGSVKTEDSSANHNRRPMKNEDSVTNQNRKPLKTEDSATNQSRKAIKMEEGLANQNRRPLKTEDCLANQNHRQIKSEPENDVEDQKPRWPLNNGSSDLGDWLRHRGREVNGTPRGYSPLSWNRSTPITPICPRPLPCRSPPKCIQMERHVIRPPPISPPPDRLPLTDGEAHVMRREMWMAVFSHLTHRDLCVCMRVCRTWNRWCCDKRLWKHINLNRCKSITPLMLSGIIRRQPVALDLSWTNISKKQLSWLINRLPGLRVLLLSGCSWVAVSALCTSSCPLLRTLDVQWVEGLKDAQMRDLLSPPTDNRPGQLDNRSKLRNVEDLRLAGLDITDTSLRLIIRYMPLLSKLDLSYCNHVTDQSVNILTAAGTTTRDSLTDINLSGASRSLLAFVTGSPTSR